The genome window CCTTTTCATCGGACGGATGCGCAACAGCCTGCCTCCTGAAAGCGCGATGGCTTACCGGGGTGTGGCGGCAGTATCACTGGATGACCGTGCCTGGGACACCCTCACCGAACGGCAGCAGCAGGCGCTCCGGGGGTACGTGTTCTCGGGCGGTTTGCTGGTGGTACACGGTGTAGACATCAACCGTCTGCAGTCGCTCATGCCATCGGGATTGCTGCCGGTAGAGCCTCTGGGGATGGCGCAAGTGCCTGCTTCTGCCCTGGCGAAGTGGATACCGCCGTTCAGCGGCTTGCTCGCACCTGTGGATGTGGTTCGCGCTCGTCCCTTGAGCCAGGCGAGGGTGCTTCTGCAGTTCGAAGGCATACCGCTGGCGGTTGTGGCATCCAGAGGGCTGGGGCAGGTGGTCTTTCTGGCATTTGACCCCAGCCAGCCCCCCTTCACCAGCGACGAAGCTGCGCACTCATTGTGGAAGAACTTGCTGAAGCTGCATGTTGGGCGTTTCGCTCCCCCAGCGAGAGTGTTTCCGGATGGCAGCTTTTTCCCGCCGAGTGCATTCCTGGAGGCAACTGGGGAATTATATTTGCGGATTGTGGAGGCGATGGTGAACGCTGTCGCCGCGAAGCCAGTGCCAATCCACTGGTTGGTTGCCTATCTGGGCGTGTATATTCTGGTGTTGATACCTCTGAACTACCTGATACTGCGCAGGCTGGACAGACTGCATCTGTCGTGGTTCACCCTGCCGATGCTGGCGGCACTGACCTCTCTGGCAGGGTATCTGCTGGCAGAGCAGGTGCAGACTGGCTCGCACCAGGTGCGTCAGTGGACGGTATGGTATACCACCTCTGGATCGCCACAGGCGACGGTGGAAAGCGATTGGGTGCTGTACAGTGCGCGCACGCAGCATTACCGACTGAAAGCGAAGGTAGACGGCATTCTTCTGGAGAACTCTCCGAGCGACCTGCAGGCGCGGCGCGTGGCAGAGATTCCCCAGGAAGAGCCAGCGGAACTGCGCCATGTGCCGATACCTCTATGGTCGGCGCGAATCTTCCACCTGAGCGGCACCACAAGCCTGGCAGGGAGCGTAAACATCTCCGCTGCTCGCCAGGGGAAGAACGTCCTGCGGCTGGAGGTGCACAACAATACCCCCTATGCCCTCCAGAATATCCGTGTGGTGTTCCCCGCAGGCTTTGTCGAGACAAAAGCATCTTGTCCGCCGCGGGGACAAGCCAGTATCAGCGTGAGGGTAGATGCGTCGGCGTTCACGCTGTTCGGTCCTACCCCCATGCTTGGTTATCCCAGACAACCGCCTGTGGAGGGATGGAGCAGTGAGGACTGGCACAGGCTGGCGATGAAAAGCTGGTTGCATCTTACAGGTGTTCGCCTGAGCCGAACGGTCGATACAGGGCAATCGTCCTGGGCGGTACCGAGAAGGTTGTCTCCCGGTGACCTGTCGCAAGGGGTGTTTGTCGCGGAGGTACAGGGCGCCCCGTCTGTGGTGGAGATAACGCCTTTACCTTCTTCTTCTATCCAGCAAGTGACAGTGCTGGCGGTGCCTTTCGAGACAGAGGGGGGCAAGCGATGATGGACTGGCGGGAAAACCCACTGCTTCGACGAGAGCTGCTCTATCGCGTGCGTCCGTCGCTCTCGCATCGTTGGCTCGTTGTGTTAGTGGTCGTTGTGGTATTACTGGCAGTGGCTTTGCTCTACTGGGCAGCTCTGCAAAGTATGCGCGACTACAATACCTACAGCGAACTGCTCGTTCTGACCCTGGTGATTGAGACGTTGCTCGTGGTAGGGGGTGCTCCTGCCGCTACAGCCAATGCTGTCTCGCGCGAGCGTGAACAGCGCACCTGGGACCTGCTGACCATCACCCTGCTCAAGCCGCACGAAGTGGTGCTGGGCAAGCTGCTGGGTAGAACAATACCTCTGTTCCTGCTTCTCCTGCTGGGGGCGCCGATGATGGCGGTGTGTGTTATCGCCCAGCCCCAACTCCTGCTGGTAGCACTTTTGGGAACGTTGTGTATTCTGGTCACCCTGGCTTTTTACAGCACGGCGGGGCTGGCGGCATCTTGCTGGAGCCGAAAGACGGTTACTGCCACCGCGCTGGCATACCTGTTCGCAGGCGGGTGGGTATTCGGCACACTCATCCTGTGGGGGTTGACCAGCCTGATTGTGCCCAGCATCGGGAGCAACGAGGCAACTTTCTGGCTGGCGGTGAACCCCTTTGCGGTGATCGAGCCTCTCATGGCGAAATATGGACCACCCTCTTACTCGCTTTCCTCCAACGACATGCTCTACGTGCTCAGCCCGTGGATGCTGCTTTTCGTCTACAGCGGACTGACCGTGGTGCTGTTGTGGGTGCTCGTGAGTACTTATCAGCACTGGGCGTATCGGTAGACCCCCTTCTTACCTCCAGAACTACTTCAGGTTTGCCGATATTTCTAACAGGTGTATGGAGATGGCAGGAATCGCGCTGAATTCGCGTATCAGCGGACGTCTGGGCAAATACAGTGACCTTATCATGGCAGTGGCAGTGCTGGGTGTGGTGGTGATGCTCATTGTGCCACTGCCGGAGTGGTTACTGGACACCTGCCTGGTAGTGAATCTGGCGGGCGCAGCGCTCATCTTCCTCACCACACTGTACGTTCAAGAACCACTTCAGTTTTCGGTGTTTCCCTCTCTGTTGCTCATTGCCACCCTTTTCCGCCTGTCGCTGAATATCGCCGCCACCAAGCTGATTTTAGGTTCTGGCTCCGCCGGGCGCGTGATTGAGGCATTCGGTAACTTCGTGGTCGGCGGCGACTACGTGGTGGGCGTGGTGGCGTTTCTGATTCTGGTCATTGTGCAGTTTGTGGTGATCACGAACGGCGCAGGGCGTGTGGCAGAGGTCGCCGCTCGCTTCACGCTGGACGCCATGCCGGGCAAGCAGATGGCGATCGACGCCGACCTGAACGCCGGTCTCATCACCGAAGAGCAGGCAAGGGAACGGCGCAAGGCGATTGAGGAGGAAGCCGACTTCTACGGGGCGATGGACGGTGCCAGCAAATTCGTTCGTGGAGACGCCATCGCCGCGGTGGTGATTATCCTCATCAACATCGTGGGAGGTTTCCTGATAGGCTTGCGAAACGGGCAGGGCGATGCGATGACCATACTGCGCACCTATACCCTGCTGACCGTGGGTGAGGGACTGGTGGCGCAGATACCTGCGCTGTTCATCTCTACCGCAGCGGGTATTCTGGTCACGCGCACCGCCACACAGACACACATCGGGCAGGACCTGTTCTCGCAGCTTTTCTCGCGCGCCCGCCCCGCGTGGATTGTGGCAGGAATGCTGGTCATGATGGCTTTGGTGCCCGGATTCCCCATCATCCAGCTGCTGTTGTTCGCGGCGGCTCTGGGTGGCATCGGCTATGCGGTGACCCGGGGCGAGAAGGCGCGCCCCCGAAAGGTGGAGGCCGCTCCCAAACGCCAGCCCGCGCCAGAGGCGCCCAAAGGACCGGAAGCGGTTTTGCCCCTGCTGACCGTAGACACCATAGAACTGGAGCTGGGGCTGGGACTGTTGGGATTGGTAGACGCCTCGGCGGGCGGCGACCTGGTGGAGCGCATCAACCTCATCCGCCGCCAGACTGCGCTCGATCTGGGCATCGTGTTACCGTCGGTGCGCATCCGGGATAACCTGCAGCTGAAGAACGAACAGTACACCATCAAGATTAAGGGCGAAACGGTGGCCACAGGTGAGGTGCGTCCACATTACCTGCTGGCGATGGGCGCAGAAGACCATCCGCAGATGGAGGTACTGGGAGGCATCCCCACCCGCGAACCCGCCTTCGGACTGAGCGCGTACTGGATACCCGCTAGCAGGCGCGATGCTGCGGAGATGATGGGATGCACGGTCGTGGAACCTTCGGCAGTGGTAGCGACACACCTGACGGAGATTATCAAACAGCACGCCGCGGACATTCTCACCCGACAGGATGTGCAGACCTTGCTGGATCACATCCGGCAGCAGAACGCCGCCGTCGTGCAAGAACTGGTGCCTGAGCTGATGACCGTCGGCGAGGTGCAGAAGGTGCTACAGCATCTGTTGCGTGAACGCATCCCCATCCGCGATTTGGGCACGATTCTGGAAACGCTGGCGGACTACGCACCTCGCACCAAAGACCCCGACCAGCTGGGCGAGCTGGTACGCTCCGCGCTTGCCCGCACGATTACGCGACAGTACCTCTCCAGCGACGGCGTGCTGTATGTGATGACTCTGGAACCCTCGCTGGAGGGTCGCTTGCGGGAGAGCGTACAGCCCACTGCCTCCGGGTTGCAGCTGGCTATCGATACCGCCTTCGCCAGCGCGCTGCTGCGGGAAATCGGATCTCAGGCAGAGCAGATGGCAGCGATGGGCTATGTGCCGGTGATCCTTTGCTCGTCGCATATCCGACTACCCCTGCGCCGGCTGATAGAGCGATCGATGCCGTCGGTGGCGTGCGTTGCCTATAACGAGGTAGCAAGCGGAGTACCCGTCGAGGCGGTAGCGCTTGTTTCGGTACCGATGTTTGCAGGGGTATCTCAAGCGGCTTAGGAGGAGGAAGATGGCAAATATCCGCAAATATCAGGCGAAGACGATGACCGAAGCACTGGCAATGGTTCGCGCCGATTTAGGGCGTGACGCAGTCATTGTGCAAACGCGCAAGGTGAACAAGCGCGTGCTCGGTGTGTGGGGGCGCGAGGTAGTGGAAGTCTGGGCTTCCGACAACCCCGAACTGGAGAATCTGCGTCGCCCGCCCACCAGAACGCTCTCTACATCCCCGGAGTCCTCTTCTCGTATCGAGCAGCTGGAGAACGAGATACAGAATCTGAAGGCGATGATTGCCCAGCTCGCCCGGCAGGGCGTGGCGGTCGTCTCCGAGAGTGTTCCTTCCGGTGTGCCTGCCCGAAACCGCTGGGTGTCTCTGCTGACCGAAGCGGAGGTGGAAGAAGACATCGCTGGAGAACTGATACAGTCTCTTTCCGAAGATACCCTTTCGGAGGGCGCGCTCCAGTCGCTGATTGCCGAGCGGCTCCTGACCTCGGGACCGATTACCCTGCAAGAGGCACAGCCCAAAGTGGTGATCCTGGTGGGACCGACGGGCGTGGGCAAGACCACCACCATCGCCAAACTGGCGGCGCAGTACGCCCTTTTGCAGAAGCGTCGCGTGGGGCTGATCACCATTGATACCTACCGTATCGCTGCCGTAGAGCAACTGCGCACTTACAGCCAGATTATCGACGTGCCTATTCGCGTGGTCTACAGCAGTAACGAGCTGCCCTCTGCCGTGCGCGAGTTCTCCAGCATGGATGTGGTATTTGTGGACACCGCCGGACGGAGCCAGCGTAACACCATGCAAATCGGCGAGCTCAAAGCCTGTTGCGAGAGGCTCAGCGATTGCGAGGTGCATCTGGTGCTGAGCAGCACCACCAAAACACGCGACCTGTACGACATCGTGCAACGCTTCTCCGTGATGCCTCTGCATCGCGTCATATGGACGAAGCTGGATGAGAGCACTACCTTTGGCAACATCCTGAACGTGGCAGTGAAGCATCCTCTGCCCATCTCGTACATCACCACCGGACAGCGTGTGCCAGAGGATGTAGAGGTCGCCGAAGCGAATAAGCTGGCGTCACTGGTGGTGGGAGGGACAGTTGCCCCCACCTCCATTCCGACGCCAGCCGCATGAACGTCACGCTATCTATCATCATCGTTAACTGGAATACGCGCGAGCACCTGCGTGCTTGTCTGCGCTCTATCTTCGCACATCCCCCCGAGGA of Armatimonadota bacterium contains these proteins:
- the flhA gene encoding flagellar biosynthesis protein FlhA, translating into MAGIALNSRISGRLGKYSDLIMAVAVLGVVVMLIVPLPEWLLDTCLVVNLAGAALIFLTTLYVQEPLQFSVFPSLLLIATLFRLSLNIAATKLILGSGSAGRVIEAFGNFVVGGDYVVGVVAFLILVIVQFVVITNGAGRVAEVAARFTLDAMPGKQMAIDADLNAGLITEEQARERRKAIEEEADFYGAMDGASKFVRGDAIAAVVIILINIVGGFLIGLRNGQGDAMTILRTYTLLTVGEGLVAQIPALFISTAAGILVTRTATQTHIGQDLFSQLFSRARPAWIVAGMLVMMALVPGFPIIQLLLFAAALGGIGYAVTRGEKARPRKVEAAPKRQPAPEAPKGPEAVLPLLTVDTIELELGLGLLGLVDASAGGDLVERINLIRRQTALDLGIVLPSVRIRDNLQLKNEQYTIKIKGETVATGEVRPHYLLAMGAEDHPQMEVLGGIPTREPAFGLSAYWIPASRRDAAEMMGCTVVEPSAVVATHLTEIIKQHAADILTRQDVQTLLDHIRQQNAAVVQELVPELMTVGEVQKVLQHLLRERIPIRDLGTILETLADYAPRTKDPDQLGELVRSALARTITRQYLSSDGVLYVMTLEPSLEGRLRESVQPTASGLQLAIDTAFASALLREIGSQAEQMAAMGYVPVILCSSHIRLPLRRLIERSMPSVACVAYNEVASGVPVEAVALVSVPMFAGVSQAA
- the flhF gene encoding flagellar biosynthesis regulator FlhF, giving the protein MANIRKYQAKTMTEALAMVRADLGRDAVIVQTRKVNKRVLGVWGREVVEVWASDNPELENLRRPPTRTLSTSPESSSRIEQLENEIQNLKAMIAQLARQGVAVVSESVPSGVPARNRWVSLLTEAEVEEDIAGELIQSLSEDTLSEGALQSLIAERLLTSGPITLQEAQPKVVILVGPTGVGKTTTIAKLAAQYALLQKRRVGLITIDTYRIAAVEQLRTYSQIIDVPIRVVYSSNELPSAVREFSSMDVVFVDTAGRSQRNTMQIGELKACCERLSDCEVHLVLSSTTKTRDLYDIVQRFSVMPLHRVIWTKLDESTTFGNILNVAVKHPLPISYITTGQRVPEDVEVAEANKLASLVVGGTVAPTSIPTPAA